A window of Halobellus sp. LT62 contains these coding sequences:
- a CDS encoding metal ABC transporter substrate-binding protein: MRTTENRSRLSRRRALLAGSGVLAAALAGCTGAGGQQANRTTASSFEDDEDAPVVVASFFSFYDFARNVARDTPIDVRNLVPTGLHGHGWEPNAQITREIIEADAFIHVGENFQPWADRAITTIKADGVETELINARAGIELVDLAASLDPEEEGVGENRGRDPHFWLDPQRAKQSVRTITDGLVDIAPEHEETLRENAETYQREVLDRIDADYRSIFDAADRDVVQLAAHNAFQYIGVAYGIQMRPLVTNLAASDDIKPSDITDAKETIDEYGIRYIGAAVFETRRPAEQLIRETAVEAYFPVTPYAGVREDWVESGWGYEEIAYNINMPTFEVVLGNKPPEEAGPDGWAEKWRNFE; the protein is encoded by the coding sequence ATGCGAACGACAGAGAATCGATCGAGGCTCTCCCGTCGCCGAGCGCTACTGGCCGGGTCGGGCGTCCTCGCCGCCGCGTTGGCCGGTTGCACGGGTGCGGGAGGCCAACAGGCGAATCGAACGACAGCGTCGAGTTTCGAGGACGACGAAGACGCTCCGGTAGTGGTAGCGTCGTTCTTCAGCTTCTACGATTTCGCTCGGAACGTCGCCCGCGACACGCCGATCGACGTTCGGAACCTCGTCCCGACCGGACTCCACGGACACGGGTGGGAGCCGAACGCGCAGATCACGCGCGAAATCATCGAGGCGGACGCGTTCATCCACGTCGGGGAGAATTTTCAACCGTGGGCGGACCGAGCGATCACGACGATCAAAGCCGACGGCGTCGAGACGGAGCTGATCAACGCGCGGGCGGGAATCGAGTTGGTCGACCTCGCAGCCAGTCTCGACCCCGAAGAGGAGGGAGTCGGCGAGAATCGGGGGAGGGATCCACACTTCTGGCTCGATCCCCAGCGGGCGAAGCAGTCGGTTCGGACGATCACCGACGGTCTCGTCGATATCGCGCCGGAGCACGAAGAGACGCTCCGAGAGAACGCGGAGACATACCAGCGCGAGGTGCTCGATCGGATCGACGCCGACTACCGGTCGATCTTCGACGCCGCCGACCGCGACGTCGTGCAGTTGGCCGCGCACAACGCCTTCCAGTACATCGGCGTCGCCTACGGGATCCAGATGCGACCCTTGGTGACTAATTTGGCCGCCAGCGACGACATCAAGCCCTCCGATATCACCGACGCGAAGGAGACGATCGACGAGTACGGGATCAGGTACATCGGGGCGGCGGTCTTCGAGACGCGGCGTCCGGCAGAGCAACTGATCCGGGAGACGGCCGTCGAGGCGTACTTCCCCGTCACTCCGTACGCGGGCGTCCGCGAGGACTGGGTCGAATCGGGATGGGGCTACGAGGAGATCGCCTACAATATCAATATGCCGACCTTCGAGGTAGTGCTCGGCAACAAACCGCCCGAGGAGGCCGGTCCCGACGGGTGGGCCGAGAAGTGGAGGAACTTCGAATGA